Proteins from one Podarcis raffonei isolate rPodRaf1 chromosome 1, rPodRaf1.pri, whole genome shotgun sequence genomic window:
- the AAMP gene encoding angio-associated migratory cell protein, producing the protein MAEPADGAGLEAASEGLLLMAAGDEEGAAEEIVEVVDLEAPGPDDLADEMEDVDLDEEEAAWEDVEAEEGMEAQDDSEVTFSKHTASVFCVSLDPKTNTLAVTGGEDDKAFVWRLSDGELLFECSGHKDSVTCAGFSHDSTFVATGDMSGLIKVWRVDAKEEIWSFEAGDLEWMEWHPQSHVLLAGTADGNSWMWKIPSGECKTFQGPSCPATCGHVLPDGRRAVVGYEDGTVRIWDLKQGSSLHVLKGQDGHQGPLTCVASNKDGSLVLTGSVDCHAKLVSSATGKVVSVFKEEAIVPKSSAEEAESNSVESLGFCNVMPLAAVGYLDGTLAIYDVATQTLRHNCQHESGIVQLLWEESSPVVYTCTLGGAVCLWDARSGKLISEYRGHSAEILDFALNKDASIVVTTSGDHQAKVFCVQRPDR; encoded by the exons ATGGCGGAACCCGCAGACGGGGCAGGTTTGGAGGCGGCCTCGGAGGGGCTCTTGCTGATGGCAGCCGGCGATGAGGAGGGGGCCGCGGAGGAGATCGTGGAGGTGGTGGACCTTGAGGCGCCTGGACCCG ATGATCTGGCTGATGAAATGGAAGAtgtggatttagatgaagaggaGGCTGCTTGGGAGGACGTTGAGGCAGAGGAAGGCATGGAGGCCCAAGATGACAGTGAGGTCACGTTCTCCAAACACACGG CATCTGTTTTCTGCGTCAGTCTTGACCCCAAGACCAACACGCTGGCAGTGACAGGCGGTGAAGATGACAAGGCTTTTGTGTGGCGCCTCAGTGATGGTGAGCTCCTCTTTGAATGCTCAG GACACAAAGATTCCGTCACTTGTGCTGGTTTCAGCCATGATTCCACATTCGTGGCCACGGGTGACATGAGTGGACTGATAAAAGTTTGGCGGGTGGATGCCAAAGAGGAGATCTGGTCTTTCGAAGCGGGTGACTTGGAG TGGATGGAGTGGCACCCTCAGTCCCATGTCCTTCTGGCTGGCACTGCTGACGGCAACTCCTGGATGTGGAAGATCCCTAGTGGAGAGTGCAAGACCTTCCAAGGCCCGTCCTGTCCAGCTACATGTGGTCATGTCCTTCCTGATG GGAGGAGAGCTGTGGTCGGTTACGAAGATGGGACCGTGCGCATCTGGGATCTGAAGCAGGGCAGCTCGCTGCACGTCCTCAAAG GTCAGGACGGGCACCAGGGCCCGCTGACGTGCGTGGCCAGCAATAAGGATGGCAGCCTAGTCCTGACAGGCTCTGTTGACTGCCATGCCAAGCTAGTGAGCTCTGCAACTGGCAAG GTTGTGTCTGTTTTCAAGGAAGAGGCCATTGTCCCCAAGTCTTCTGCTGAGGAGGCTGAATCCAACTCAGTTGAATCTCTGGGCTTCTGCAATGT GATGCCGCTGGCTGCTGTTGGCTACTTGGACGGGACCTTGGCCATTTATGACGTCGCCACGCAGACCCTGAGACACAACTGCCAGCATGAG TCGGGGATTGTGCAGCTCCTGTGGGAAGAGAGTTCCCCTGTGGTCTACACCTGCACCCTTGGTGGGGCTGTGTGCCTCTGGGACGCCCGCTCAGGCAAGCTGATCAGCGAGTACCGGGGCCACTCAGCGGAAATCCTGGACTTTGCTTTGAACAA AGACGCTTCCATTGTGGTTACCACTTCTGGCGACCACCAGGCCAAGGTCTTCTGTGTGCAGCGCCCTGACCGCTAA
- the GPBAR1 gene encoding G-protein coupled bile acid receptor 1, with translation MSEGAEDRGVLTRDTETMTQNIIIWLSRPLSAFIVLANIFLILGILFNRRLRNTTNWFFLSLLFADLLAGLFLPNIPELSSTKDLNYHLCFFNYVAPNFIFLAFLANLLVVHYVKYVFIIRSLHYHRSWVYRWPGFYIFVAWTAPLIFACLPLAWNQWRPHANCSFGLVFPIPYLYLETYGFLIPSILAMGFMCIQVLCTSRRQLKDITRLLHSVNQGQPPSELEQQLELRNAKKIASVSFIFVACWVPYIVCLNISLLSIDHKHNINPLITPIVTCIGTSSAAALPVILSLGNRQYTQFWTDMATKCCGGCCQRQGRKERKAKAKAHLPHGHHCPAEADLNGAPG, from the coding sequence ATGTCGGAAGGTGCAGAGGATAGGGGAGTCCTCACTAGAGACACAGAAACTATGACACAAAATATCATCATCTGGCTCTCAAGGCCCCTGTCAGCCTTCATTGTTTTGGCCAACATCTTCCTCATCCTTGGGATCCTCTTCAACCGTAGACTCCGCAACACCACCAACTGGTTCTTCCTGAGCCTACTCTTTGCTGATCTTCTGGCCGGCTTATTCCTTCCCAATATTCCTGAGCTGTCCTCGACGAAGGATTTAAACTACCACCTCTGCTTCTTCAACTATGTGGCACCTAACTTCATCTTCCTTGCTTTCTTAGCCAACCTGCTGGTGGTGCACTATGTTAAGTATGTGTTCATCATCCGCTCACTGCATTACCACCGGTCCTGGGTGTATCGCTGGCCTGGTTTTTACATATTCGTAGCCTGGACAGCTCCTTTGATCTTTGCATGCCTCCCACTGGCTTGGAACCAGTGGCGGCCCCATGCCAACTGTTCCTTTGGTCTGGTCTTCCCTATTCCTTACCTCTATCTAGAGACCTATGGCTTCCTCATTCCATCCATCCTTGCCATGGGCTTCATGTGCATCCAGGTGCTGTGCACATCCCGAAGGCAGCTTAAGGACATCACAAGACTTCTTCATTCGGTGAACCAAGGCCAGCCCCCCTCAGAGCTGGAGCAGCAACTGGAACTGAGGAATGCTAAGAAGATCGCTAGTGTCTCCTTCATCTTCGTGGCCTGCTGGGTGCCCTATATTGTTTGCCTGAATATCTCACTGCTGTCTATAGATCATAAGCATAACATCAACCCTCTCATTACTCCTATCGTCACCTGCATAGGCACCAGCAGCGCAGCTGCACTGCCTGTCATCCTCAGCCTTGGCAACAGACAGTACACACAATTTTGGACAGACATGGCCACCAAATGCTGTGGGGGCTGTTGTCAAAGACAGGGGCGCAAGGAAAGGAAAGCCAAAGCAAAGGCCCACTTGCCACATGGTCATCATTGCCCTGCAGAGGCAGACCTCAATGGGGCACCAGGCTGA